A single genomic interval of Lathyrus oleraceus cultivar Zhongwan6 chromosome 7, CAAS_Psat_ZW6_1.0, whole genome shotgun sequence harbors:
- the LOC127105385 gene encoding transcription factor bHLH19 isoform X3, translating into MEESGENWPCDSDLEICDDVIFEDGESESCDEEIRDSTDKNGRYERDLREKMLTLSAIIPGLEKMDDTSILDKARQYVKQLQERVNELKEDVGPTNIYSDNCGTSNHNILPNVKARVLQKQVLITIHCEKQKSVMLKILTHLENLHLLGL; encoded by the exons ATGGAGGAGTCCGGAGAAAATTGGCCTTGTGATTCTGATTTG GAAATTTGTGATGATGTTATTTTTGAAGACGGAGAATCTGAATCATGTGATGAGGAAATTAGAGATTCCACCGACAAAAATGGGAGATATGAGAGGGACCTTAGAGAGAAAATGTTGACACTTTCAGCCATCATACCTGGCTTGGAGAAG ATGGATGACACTTCGATCCTAGACAAAGCTAGACAATATGTGAAACAGCTTCAAGAACGTGTTAATGAGCTAAAAGAAGATGTTGGTCCAACCAATATTTATAGCGACAATTGTGGAACAAGTAATCATAATATTCTTCCTAATGTGAAAGCAAGAGTGTTACAAAAGCAAGTTCTTATCACAATTCACTGCGAGAAACAAAAGAGTGTTATGCTCAAAATACTTACTCATCTTGAAAATCTTCATCTTTTAG GACTCTGA
- the LOC127105385 gene encoding transcription factor bHLH19 isoform X2, with protein MEESGENWPCDSDLEICDDVIFEDGESESCDEEIRDSTDKNGRYERDLREKMLTLSAIIPGLEKMDDTSILDKARQYVKQLQERVNELKEDVGPTNIYSDNCGTSNHNILPNVKARVLQKQVLITIHCEKQKSVMLKILTHLENLHLLDE; from the exons ATGGAGGAGTCCGGAGAAAATTGGCCTTGTGATTCTGATTTG GAAATTTGTGATGATGTTATTTTTGAAGACGGAGAATCTGAATCATGTGATGAGGAAATTAGAGATTCCACCGACAAAAATGGGAGATATGAGAGGGACCTTAGAGAGAAAATGTTGACACTTTCAGCCATCATACCTGGCTTGGAGAAG ATGGATGACACTTCGATCCTAGACAAAGCTAGACAATATGTGAAACAGCTTCAAGAACGTGTTAATGAGCTAAAAGAAGATGTTGGTCCAACCAATATTTATAGCGACAATTGTGGAACAAGTAATCATAATATTCTTCCTAATGTGAAAGCAAGAGTGTTACAAAAGCAAGTTCTTATCACAATTCACTGCGAGAAACAAAAGAGTGTTATGCTCAAAATACTTACTCATCTTGAAAATCTTCATCTTTTAG ATGAGTGA